AGCGCGGCACGTACCAGGGTCGTCGCATGCGCGACCGAGGCCCCCGCCGGCGTGATGGGGTAATGCTCTGGCAGGCGCAACGCCGCGAGGATGGGCCGGTCGGCAGGTGCAAGGAGCGCCGGGTCGATGTCCCACGGCAGCCGCCAATCGATCGCGGCGGCATCCAGTGCTTGCGGCTCCCCTGTCCAGGCCCGGACGACCACGGCTTCGAGCAGCATGCTGCGCTCGCCGTAAGTCCACGGCACCCGGATCAGGTCCTCGAAGGACAGTGGGTCCACCGCGATGCCCAGCTCTTCATCCAGCTCACGCTCAAGGGCGGCCATGGGCGCTTCGCCCGGCTCCACCTTGCCCCCCGGGAATTCCCACATGCCCGCCAGGTGCTTACCGGGCGGGCGTTGGGCGACGAGGATGCGCCCGGCGCCATCGAGCAGGACGCCGGCGAGCACGTGCATCAGACGGCCCTGACGTATTCGACCATATCGAACGGGTGCGCGTGGGTCTTGTCGGCCTTGTGCGACACACGGGAGACCTCGATCCATTCCTTGAAGTCGATGCCCGGGAAGAAGACGTCAGCGCCTTCCACGGCCGCATATACCCAGGTCAGGTACAGCGTGCGGGCATACGGCAAGGCTTCGCGGAACACCTCACCACCACCAATGACCATCAGGCCGGTGTGGCCGCAGCTCGCCTGCGCCTCGGCGATGGAGCGCACCGTGATCTGGCCGGGGTACGGCGCCTCGCCCTTGCGGGTGAGCACGTAGTTCGTGCGGTTCGGCAAGGCACGGCCGATGGATTCGGCGGTCTTGCGGCCCATCAGCACGGATTTGTCGGTGGTCAGGGTCTTGAAGTAACTCAGGTCGTCGGGAAGGTGCCAGGGCAACCCGCCCTGCTTGCCGATGGCAAAGTTTTCGTCGAGCGCGGCAACCAGGTGGACGGCCATGGAACTTCCTTTCGCAAAAAATGGAGGAGCCGGGCACATGGCCCGTACGTGCAAATAGTAGTCCTAGGAATGTGATGGTGGAACAAACATGCGTTTGAAGTTGCGTGGGGGCACGCACCAGCCCGCCCCGGTCCCCGTGCTAAGGCTGTGCGAGCGCATCGTCCAGGCCGCGTGCGCGGATCACCATGCGGCGCGTCTTCAGGTCAATGGTGGTCGCGTACCACGGGTGGGCCGGCGCCTCGCTGCTGGTGTCTTCGAACACCCGCCCATCGGCCTGGCGGCAGCGCAACGTAACAAAGATCGCGCCGTCGGGCAGGGCGATGTCACGCG
Above is a genomic segment from Luteibacter aegosomatissinici containing:
- a CDS encoding dihydrofolate reductase, coding for MAVHLVAALDENFAIGKQGGLPWHLPDDLSYFKTLTTDKSVLMGRKTAESIGRALPNRTNYVLTRKGEAPYPGQITVRSIAEAQASCGHTGLMVIGGGEVFREALPYARTLYLTWVYAAVEGADVFFPGIDFKEWIEVSRVSHKADKTHAHPFDMVEYVRAV